Part of the Pseudodesulfovibrio mercurii genome is shown below.
TCCAGGGACTTGAGCAGCTTGATGGCCGTGGCGGCCACGTGACGGCAGACCCCGGAGAAGGAATCCGGGCAGTTGCAGTAGTAATTGATGGTCTTGTCAGACAGGTTCAACCCGATTTCCGAGGTGTAGTTCTGGAAATCGTCGCCCTGCACCTGGCCGTCGATGTCCCAATACTGTTCCCGCTTCTTCAGGTCCAGTTTTGCGACGCCGTTCTCCGCCACGATGCCATGGGCACTCTCCAGGATGTAGTCCGGCACGCTGTCGCCGATGAAATCCTGGAGTATGGATTTGACTATCTGTTCTTCACCGCTGCTCATTCAATGTCTCGCGAAATCAATCAGGTCAACAAATTCGAACAGAACTTCTTACATGGAACACCGCCGATGGGCAAGCTGGATTTGTTTTCCCCCATGTCCATGTGGACCCTTGGCTTTTCGCACCCGTTGGTCCATACTGGGAACATCAGCCATGCTCGCATAATTGTATGGGCCAACCAAACTGTTTTTGCAAGGGAAAATGAGACTCGCGAACCTGATTGCCTGCCTGCTTTGCGCACTGTTCCTGACCGCCTGTTCCGACGGCGGAGGACCGGCCACGCCCGTGCCTCCGGTGAACCCGGCCGACATCCCGGCCGAGCCCGAATCGGGCGGCACGCTGGTCCAGCCGACCATCGGCGAGCCGAGCAACCTGATCCCCATCCTGGCCACGGACGGGTCCTCCCACGAGATCGCGGGCCAGATTTACGTCGGCCTGCTCAAGTACGACAAGGACATCAACCTGGTGCCCTACGCGGCCGAGTCCTACGAGGTCCTCGACAACGGCAGGCTGCTGCGCTTCAAGCTGCGCGAGGACATTTACTGGACCGACGGGGTCCAGCTCACGGCCGACGACGTGGAGTTCACCTACCGTCTGACCATCGACCCCAAGACGCCCACGGCCTATGCGGGCAACTTCAAGCTGGTCAAGGAATTCCGCAAGACCGGCAGATTCTCCTTCGAGGTGACCTACGACAGGCCGTTCGCCAAGGCCCTGGTCTCCTGGGCCACGGACATCCTGCCCAAGCACCTCCTGGAGGGCGAGGACCTGCTGAACACCAGGTACAGCCGCGCACCCGTGGGGGCCGGGCCGTACATGCTCACGGAGTGGACCGCGGGCAGCCAGCTGGTCCTGACGGCCAATCCGAATTTCTTCGAGGGCAAGCCGTACATCGACCGCATCGTCTACCGCATGATTCCGGACATGGGCACCCAGTTCCTGGAGCTCAAGGCCGGGAACCTCGACATGATGGGGCTCGATCCCCTGCAATACCTCTACCAGACCTCCGGGCCGGGCTGGGACGGCAGTTTCCAGAAGTTCGAGTTCCTGGCCTCGGGCTACACCTTCCTCGGCTTCAACTTCAAGCACCCGTTCTTTCAGGACGTGCGCGTGCGACAGGCCGTCGACTACGCCATCGACCGCCGCGAGTTGGTCAAGGGCGTGCTCTACGGGCTGGGCGCGGCGGCCAACGGGCCGTACAAGCCGGGCACCTGGCAGTACGACATGAACGTCAAGCCGCGCCCCTATGACCCGGCCAAGGCCCGCGAGCTCCTGGCCGAGGCGGGCTGGACCGATTCGGACGGCGACGGCTGGCTGGACAAGGACGGCAAGCGGTTCGCCATCTCGATCATCACCAACCAGGGCAACACCCAGCGCATCAAGACCGGGGTCATCCTCCAGCAGCGGCTCAGGGACGTGGGCATCCAGGTCTCCCTGCGCACGGTGGAGTGGGCCGCGTTCATCAAGGAGTTCGTGGACAAGGGCCGTTTCGACGCCATCATCCTCGGCTGGAACATCCTCCAGGACCCCGACATCTACGACGTGTGGCATTCCTCCCAGGCCGTGGACGGCGGGCTGAACTTCACCCGCTACGTCAACCCCGAGCTGGACGAATTGCTGGAACGGGGGCGGCATCTGGTCGGGCAGGCGGCGCGCAAGCCCCTCTACGACCGGGTGCAGGAGATCCTGCACGACGACGCGCCCTATTGCTTTCTCTACGTGCCCATGGCCCTGCCCATCGTCCAGGCCCGGATTCAGAACATCAAGGCCGCCCCGGCGGGAATCTCCTATAATTCCGAAAAGTGGTGGATACCGCGCGGGCTGCAACATCAGCCGTAACACGGACGGACATATATGATTCGCATCAACGAAATCACCGACAAGGTGGCCTCATACATCAAGGACCCGGACCTGGATCTGATCCAGCGGGCCTACGTCTTTTCCGCCCAGGCCCACGACGGCGTGGTCCGGCGGTCCGGCGAGCCGTACATCTCGCATCCCATGAACGTGGCCTACCTCCTGGCCGACATGCAGCTGGACGAGGCCACCGTGGCCGCCGGGCTGCTGCACGACACCGTGGAGGACACGGACACCACCGTGGACGAGATCGAGGAGCTGTTCGGCTCGGACGTGGCCGACATCGTGGACGGCGTGACCAAGATCAGCCGCATGGACTTCGAGTCCAAGGCGGTGCAGCAGGCCGAGAACATCCGCAAGCTCATCCTGGCCATGGCCGAGGACATCCGCGTGCTCATGGTCAAGCTGGCCGACCGCCTGCACAACATGCGCACGCTCGAGTACATGAAGCCGGTCAAGCAGCGGCTCATCGCCCAGGAGACCCAGGACATCTACGCGCCCCTGGCCAACCGGCTGGGCCTGCACCGGGTCAAGACCGAGCTTGAGGACCTCTGCCTGCGCTACCTGCGGCCCGACGTCTATGCCCAGCTCTCCGAGGCCGTGCACGAGCACCGCGCCGCGGGCGAGCCGTACATCGACAAGGTCATCGGCCTGATCACCGACATGCTCAAGAAGAACAAGATCAAGGGCAGGGTGTTCGGCCGAACCAAGCATCTGCACTCCATCCAGGTCAAGATGGAGCAGCAGGGGCTGACCTTCGACGAGATCTACGACCTCATCGCCTTCCGGGTCATCGTCGGCTCGCTCAAGGACTGCTACGCCGTGCTCGGCCTGATCCATGCGGCCTGGCGGCCCGTGCCCGGCCGGTTCAAGGACTACATCTCCATCCCCAAGGCGAACATGTACCAGTCGCTGCACACCACGGTCATGGGGCCGGACGGCGAGCGCATCGAGATACAGATCCGCACCGAGGAGATGCACCGCATCGCCGAATACGGCGTGGCCGCCCACTGGCAGTACAAGGAGGTGGGCAAGGGGGCCAAGAAGGGCAAGACAGCAGGCCGGCGCGACGCCGAGCGGTACACCTGGCTCAAGCAGATCATGGACTGGCAGCGCGAGCTGTCCGACCCGCGCGAGTTCATGTCCTCGCTGCGGCTGGAGATGTTCCAGGACGAGGTCTACGTCTTCACCCCCAACGGCGACATCAAGGAGTTGCCCGACGGGGCCACGCCCGTGGACTTCGCCTATTCCATCCACTCCGAGGTGGGCGACAAGTGCGCCGGGGCCAAGGTCAACGGCCGCATCGTGCCGTTGCAGTACCGGCTCCAGAACGGCGACTCGGTGGAGATCATCACCGACAAGAACCGCGTGCCCAGCCGGGACTGGCTCAAATTCGTCAAGACCGCCAAGGCCCGGACCCGGATCAAGCACTACACCCGCACCGTGGAAAAGGAGCGGGCCATCAGCCTGGCCAAGGAGATGCTCGAGAAGGAAGGCCGCCGGGTGGGCATCAACATGCAGAAGGCCATCAAGGACGGCGAGCTCATCAAGCTGGCCGGGGAGTTCAACTGCGGAAGCGTGGACGAGCTTCTGACCCAGATCGGCTTCTCGCGCTTCACTCCGCGCAAGGTCGTCAAGCGCCTCTACGCGGTCCTGCACGGCGAAACCCTGGACGAGCGGAAGCTCAAGGAGAAGGCGGCCGTCGCCACGGAACCCGAGGAAGAGCAGCAGCCCTCGGCCCCCTCGCCCGTGGAGATCGGCAAGAAGCCCAAGGCCGACGGGTTGCAGATTTCCGGTGTGGACAATGTGCTGGTCCGCTTCGCCTCCTGCTGCAACCCCCTGCCCGGCGAGCCGATCATCGGCTACATCACCCGGGGCCGGGGCGTGACCGTGCACCGCATCGACTGTCCCAACGTGGGCCACTTCGAGGACGAACGCCTCATCCAGGTCAGCTGGGAGGGTGTGGAGGAGAAGCCGTATCCGGCCAAGGTCAAGATCAAGTGCCTGAACAAGCCGGGCATGCTCGGCCGCATCTGCTCCATGCTCGCGGACCTGGACGTGAACATCGACTCCGGCGAGTTCGAGTCCAAGGTGGACGGCACCACGCTGCTCAACTTCACCGTGGAGGTCAAGGATCTGGACCAGCTCTACTCCGCCCTGGCCGAGGTCAAGAAA
Proteins encoded:
- a CDS encoding peptide-binding protein; the encoded protein is MRLANLIACLLCALFLTACSDGGGPATPVPPVNPADIPAEPESGGTLVQPTIGEPSNLIPILATDGSSHEIAGQIYVGLLKYDKDINLVPYAAESYEVLDNGRLLRFKLREDIYWTDGVQLTADDVEFTYRLTIDPKTPTAYAGNFKLVKEFRKTGRFSFEVTYDRPFAKALVSWATDILPKHLLEGEDLLNTRYSRAPVGAGPYMLTEWTAGSQLVLTANPNFFEGKPYIDRIVYRMIPDMGTQFLELKAGNLDMMGLDPLQYLYQTSGPGWDGSFQKFEFLASGYTFLGFNFKHPFFQDVRVRQAVDYAIDRRELVKGVLYGLGAAANGPYKPGTWQYDMNVKPRPYDPAKARELLAEAGWTDSDGDGWLDKDGKRFAISIITNQGNTQRIKTGVILQQRLRDVGIQVSLRTVEWAAFIKEFVDKGRFDAIILGWNILQDPDIYDVWHSSQAVDGGLNFTRYVNPELDELLERGRHLVGQAARKPLYDRVQEILHDDAPYCFLYVPMALPIVQARIQNIKAAPAGISYNSEKWWIPRGLQHQP
- a CDS encoding RelA/SpoT family protein; translated protein: MIRINEITDKVASYIKDPDLDLIQRAYVFSAQAHDGVVRRSGEPYISHPMNVAYLLADMQLDEATVAAGLLHDTVEDTDTTVDEIEELFGSDVADIVDGVTKISRMDFESKAVQQAENIRKLILAMAEDIRVLMVKLADRLHNMRTLEYMKPVKQRLIAQETQDIYAPLANRLGLHRVKTELEDLCLRYLRPDVYAQLSEAVHEHRAAGEPYIDKVIGLITDMLKKNKIKGRVFGRTKHLHSIQVKMEQQGLTFDEIYDLIAFRVIVGSLKDCYAVLGLIHAAWRPVPGRFKDYISIPKANMYQSLHTTVMGPDGERIEIQIRTEEMHRIAEYGVAAHWQYKEVGKGAKKGKTAGRRDAERYTWLKQIMDWQRELSDPREFMSSLRLEMFQDEVYVFTPNGDIKELPDGATPVDFAYSIHSEVGDKCAGAKVNGRIVPLQYRLQNGDSVEIITDKNRVPSRDWLKFVKTAKARTRIKHYTRTVEKERAISLAKEMLEKEGRRVGINMQKAIKDGELIKLAGEFNCGSVDELLTQIGFSRFTPRKVVKRLYAVLHGETLDERKLKEKAAVATEPEEEQQPSAPSPVEIGKKPKADGLQISGVDNVLVRFASCCNPLPGEPIIGYITRGRGVTVHRIDCPNVGHFEDERLIQVSWEGVEEKPYPAKVKIKCLNKPGMLGRICSMLADLDVNIDSGEFESKVDGTTLLNFTVEVKDLDQLYSALAEVKKLKAVKEAIRVS